One Bacteroidota bacterium genomic window carries:
- a CDS encoding peptidylprolyl isomerase, translated as MKKTLLIGLLAITALFYNSCKEDDKNTNPTPNPSNNDTTEKILEIKTAYGTMYMWLYNETPLHKANYLALADSGFFDSITFHRIVPNFVIQGGDPNSKDSDPNNDGTGGPGYNIPAEIKSSLKHVYGAVGAARQPDGVNPLKESSGSQFYIVVNTAGTSFLDNNYTVFGQIISGMPVATTIVGKPRNASDRPLTDIRMDVNVVTKTRAQLRTEFNFEAK; from the coding sequence ATGAAAAAAACATTACTCATAGGCTTACTGGCAATCACAGCCTTGTTTTATAACAGCTGTAAGGAGGACGACAAAAACACAAACCCTACTCCTAATCCATCAAACAACGATACCACCGAAAAAATCCTCGAAATTAAAACAGCCTATGGCACTATGTACATGTGGCTGTATAACGAAACACCACTGCACAAGGCAAACTATTTAGCCCTTGCCGATTCAGGCTTTTTTGACAGCATTACTTTTCACCGTATTGTACCCAACTTTGTGATACAAGGCGGCGACCCAAACAGTAAAGACAGTGACCCTAATAACGACGGTACCGGTGGCCCGGGCTATAACATACCTGCCGAAATAAAAAGCTCATTAAAACATGTTTACGGTGCTGTGGGTGCTGCCCGCCAACCTGACGGTGTTAACCCGCTAAAAGAATCTAGCGGCTCACAGTTTTATATTGTTGTGAATACCGCCGGAACTTCGTTTTTGGATAATAACTATACTGTTTTCGGGCAAATAATAAGCGGTATGCCTGTAGCAACTACCATCGTAGGCAAACCAAGAAACGCCAGCGACCGCCCGCTTACTGATATTAGAATGGATGTGAATGTGGTAACAAAAACCCGCGCTCAACTTCGCACTGAGTTTAATTTTGAAGCTAAATAA
- a CDS encoding PAS domain S-box protein, producing the protein MDQEQHLRVLFKAILDNMTDSIVLINTHHKVVCFNNIIKDNLKLYFGKELNEGDDYRYFVIEPLKPLYLESFEKAVNGETILTERETAAGDVSIWFQYKVNPVYDENKQLLGIALTATNIDDAKRKAIALEETRHEIERKNLALEASENYFRTLIETSLDAIVLMDMEGKVLYQTPSAEKISGYTLQEIQSINGIDVIHPQYRQVDNDDFIKNISIPGNIVSKKHKLRRKDGSYVWIEGTYRNLLHDKNVNAIVLNYANITERETAIHQLKERIKELSTIYQVRNVLQDEGITTDGVLQKIATLLPYGWQYPEICGAKIVFNGKEYLSANYSDSPIKQTAAINLDNGTEGFIDVVYTEDRDGAEPVFLNEEQILIEAVANLITIHFTKTYNQQQLSTSEANLKSLFQSTEVGYLLMDKEFNLLAYNNRMLTGFAEETNIKLSVHGNFIAMLPPERRSEARKTLLQVINDKKSIEYEAQYNYKSDAAFYNINITPVINSNTIIGVCLSAYDITKLKKLEDEKQNLIKDLIQRNRDLEEFTQIMSHSIRGPLSSILGLIDILTDDSSLEDVKFAVNGLRTSSKNLDVVITELINVLNLKDQNNEPKALIELESLVTDVKKHIAQYIDKSDAIITCRFDNVPTITAVKSHVFNIFQQLILNSIKYNNTNSQPLIAITSEHKDGKTVITYTDNSGGIDLEKYKDHVYKLSKKFVSNRDGNNMGLFMIQTLVEMLNGTLDIKSELGIGSCFTIELTHDS; encoded by the coding sequence ATGGATCAAGAGCAACACCTTAGGGTATTATTCAAAGCTATTCTTGATAATATGACGGACAGTATTGTGCTTATCAATACTCACCATAAAGTTGTGTGTTTTAACAACATCATTAAAGACAATCTAAAACTATACTTCGGAAAAGAACTGAACGAAGGTGACGATTACAGGTATTTTGTTATCGAGCCGCTAAAGCCTCTTTACCTTGAGTCTTTTGAAAAAGCCGTAAATGGCGAAACTATTTTAACTGAGCGGGAAACGGCTGCCGGCGATGTATCAATTTGGTTTCAATACAAAGTAAACCCGGTGTATGATGAAAACAAACAATTGCTGGGCATTGCACTCACCGCAACTAATATTGACGATGCCAAACGTAAGGCTATTGCATTAGAAGAAACAAGGCATGAAATTGAAAGAAAAAACCTTGCGCTTGAAGCCAGTGAAAACTATTTCAGAACCCTGATAGAAACCAGCTTAGATGCAATAGTACTGATGGACATGGAGGGGAAAGTGCTCTACCAAACTCCGTCAGCCGAAAAAATAAGCGGATATACATTACAAGAAATACAAAGCATTAATGGTATTGATGTGATACATCCTCAATACAGGCAGGTTGATAACGATGATTTCATCAAAAACATCAGCATACCGGGCAACATAGTTTCAAAAAAACACAAACTGAGAAGAAAGGACGGCTCTTACGTATGGATTGAAGGCACATACAGAAACCTGCTACACGATAAAAACGTGAACGCCATTGTGCTTAATTACGCCAATATTACTGAGCGTGAAACTGCAATCCATCAGCTAAAAGAACGCATTAAAGAACTTTCAACCATTTATCAGGTAAGGAACGTATTACAAGATGAGGGCATAACCACTGACGGTGTACTGCAGAAAATAGCAACATTGCTGCCCTACGGCTGGCAATACCCTGAAATTTGCGGAGCCAAAATAGTTTTTAACGGTAAAGAATATTTAAGTGCTAATTATAGCGACTCTCCCATAAAACAAACTGCGGCGATAAATTTGGATAACGGCACCGAAGGATTTATTGACGTAGTATATACCGAAGACCGTGATGGAGCCGAACCTGTTTTTTTAAATGAAGAACAGATATTGATTGAAGCTGTTGCAAACCTTATTACCATTCATTTTACAAAAACCTACAATCAGCAGCAGCTTTCAACATCCGAAGCCAACTTAAAATCACTGTTTCAAAGTACTGAAGTAGGGTACTTATTGATGGATAAGGAGTTTAATTTATTGGCCTATAACAACAGAATGCTTACGGGGTTTGCTGAAGAGACAAATATTAAACTCTCTGTTCATGGTAATTTTATTGCAATGTTGCCGCCTGAACGACGTTCTGAAGCGAGAAAAACCCTGCTACAAGTAATTAACGATAAAAAAAGTATTGAGTACGAAGCCCAATATAATTACAAAAGCGACGCGGCTTTTTATAACATCAACATCACACCGGTAATTAACAGCAACACCATTATTGGAGTGTGTTTATCAGCGTATGATATTACCAAGCTGAAAAAACTGGAAGACGAAAAGCAAAACCTGATAAAAGACCTTATACAGCGCAACAGAGATTTGGAAGAATTTACCCAAATTATGTCGCATAGTATCAGAGGGCCTTTGTCATCTATACTTGGATTAATTGATATTCTAACTGATGACTCATCATTAGAAGATGTAAAGTTTGCTGTTAACGGTCTGCGTACATCTTCAAAAAACCTTGATGTGGTAATAACAGAACTGATAAATGTTCTCAACCTAAAAGATCAGAATAATGAACCTAAAGCATTAATCGAGTTAGAATCGCTGGTAACGGATGTGAAAAAGCACATTGCACAATACATCGATAAAAGCGATGCCATAATTACTTGCCGGTTTGATAATGTGCCCACTATAACTGCAGTTAAATCTCATGTATTCAACATTTTTCAGCAGCTTATTCTTAACAGTATCAAATACAACAACACAAATTCACAACCCCTGATAGCCATCACATCAGAACACAAAGACGGAAAAACAGTAATTACCTACACGGATAATAGCGGCGGTATTGACCTTGAAAAATATAAGGACCACGTTTATAAGCTTAGTAAAAAATTTGTTTCTAACCGCGACGGAAATAATATGGGGCTGTTTATGATACAAACATTGGTTGAGATGCTAAACGGTACTTTAGACATTAAAAGCGAGCTGGGAATAGGCTCTTGCTTCACCATAGAGTTGACTCACGATTCTTAA